TAGCAAGTACATCGACGTTGATGTAGATGTAGAGTGACAAAATGATCGCTCGAAtagctattgtggatgaggagagtgacAACGAGAGGTGAGGATTACTTTGCATCTGCGTCGATGTTAACGTAATTGCcgagttgtcacggacttagctggttttgcctaagttgtgcagcacccttacgtgtccatccgcaaaggtcagcctccccgaaacctctcatggtcccttaggacctataaaagagaaaacgggttagagaaaatgcttcACTCGGGatacacaagcaaacattttagaaaacacttcatagacactgtaaattacaaacagactttacaagctctgaacggttgcacaacaaaggatcaaaatggtccagtatagaccgaatatctctcataagtgtccacaagacacaacatttatttacaagcgtaAGAAGACCactaaacctaactaaaatggggttgttaagccttcgatcgttccTCTACATATTATGCAAAGTATAAACaaatagaaagacacggacacacataagtattatattaaatatcctgtttagaactttgtctgtGACAGAGTGGCCCTTTCGCCACTCGGCATTTGCATCAATGATCTTTTCGTCGCTCGGCAACTGTATCGACGCTGACGTAAATATAGAGTAACGAAAGGGCCACTCGAGTAGTTGTTATGAATGAGGTTAGCAACGACGAGAGGTGAGGACCTCTTTGTATTTACGTCGATGTCGACGCAGTTGAGTGTCCCTTTCATCGTTCGATAAATTCATCAATGCTGACGCAAATGCAAAGTGACGAAAGGGTCGCTCACGTGGCTATTGTAGATGAGGAGAGAGTTGGCGAGAGGTGAGGGTTATTCTGCATTTACGTCGACACCGACATAGTTGCTAAGCAGTCCTTTCGCCACTCTATATTTGCGTCGACATCAACATAGTTGTCGAATGACAAAAAGGTTGCTCGACATTTACATCAATGGCCCTTTTCGTTGCTCAGCAACTACGTCCTTTGACGCAAATGTAGAGCAACGAAACAGTCATTCGGCAACTATATCAACGTTGACATAGATACAAAACGACAAAAGGGCCAGTCGATAACTACATTAGCGTCGACGCAGATGTAGAGTGGCCCTCAGCTCTCGTCGTCGCTCTCTTCATCTATAATAGTCACTCGTGGATCCCCACGACCCCTAGCGACACTATCGTCTACTTCCATCGATGTCATCTGTTACCATTAActagaacattaaaattatttttttacttattattttcatTAGTAAAACTAATGACATTACGATAAATGAAGTTaggtatttcactttcataactatagagattataatataaattttttaagtctaaaatTTACGATACCATGAACATCTACTGTACTTATATatgaggtaatatgtaattaacccacTATAATCCTTCATTCATAATAGCAATACTAGTAGTTTCCTGTGAATCTACTTTGAATAAGATCCAAGTCAACGTGGTAGAAGATTAGCAGAAAGATACCGTGACATTCAAGTCGGGAACATGTAACCTACTCGAAAACCTCAGCCAAATAAGCTGTTGACTTACAAGAGGCTTAGGTCAAGTATGTCCCACATTCTCCCCGTACTTGTGCTTCGAAGACTATGTCAGCGTACCTAATCTGGATGAGGATAAATTCCAACTTCTTGTGAATCTAAAACTCTAATAAATCATATACATTTTGTGTGTTTGTTCAAGTGAATATAGTACTTCACCAAGTTGCTACATACATACTTGAAAAGAACTTGGCCGAGAACAATCATTTGATGTCGCAGAAAGATCCAATGCACATATTAAGGTCAGACCGACCTAGAGATCGCATCACCATCATCTAAAATTGAGGCAAATTATCTTATACCAAGTCCACCACGGTTGCTAAGTAGGATGGATTTTGCAAAGGATGAGAACTTTGGCAATCTCAATCAAAAGTCAACCCTTTGACTTCCCTGCAGCATGTGACATGGTTACACAGCTTCATGGAAGGTCGGAGATTCAACCATTGGGAAGACGACGAGGTAGGCTCATCAAGTTAGTTAGAAGATAAGAAGCGTGAATGGAGAGAGATTTGGAGCAGGCAGGTAGATTGAGGTATTAGCTTGGTTGGATTTGGTGCTCTTGTCCTACTTGGATGGCCATGTTTGTGCCTGCAAGCACGAAGAGGAAAGACTTGGAGGTCGTCAACGACTGCCAACCCGATTTGTCGCTCTTTTCTGAGACTAAAAGGATCAAAATAAGTCTGGTAATCACAAGATTCTTCCTCCTCATATCCTTCTCGGCTGAGAATTCCTTTTCTTGTTTCCGCAATGATTTCTTGCGGTTTGCATAGAAGACTCGAGCGTTCATGTTTCTCACTCGTGTTACTACTGCTTGCAAGGACGGCAAGCCGCCGCTAATCCTCGAAGAAGAAGTGGCGATGAGTTCTCCGGCGTTCGAGGCGCAGCTGCAGGTGGATGGACTGCCACAGGGTGTGCTGCCAAGTGTCCGCAGTTCTATTTCTGATTCCTGCCTGTGTTTTCATTTGCGTCCGACTCCTGTACTAACATGGTCGAGTTTTCTGACAGAGAATCGAAACCTGGTGATGACATTACCGGTGGACGAAATGGCAATTGATGGTGAGGTAGCCACAGCTACGATTGCTTCCTCCCTTGACCCCATAGAGAACCATGAAAGAGAAGAGACTGGAGCTGAGGAACCGATGGAAGTCGAAGAACAAGAGGGTCTTCTTCAGCGACCGGGAAGAACAGATCCCGTCATATGGTCAGGTTGTAAGGAACGAACATGGTTTCTCCGTCCGTAATTGCTTCCAGATCGTTGGTCgcttatttttttttccttcttgttcTCGATTGGAGACAGCAGGATTCTTTTGAGGAAGGACCAGTTTACCCAGCTGATGCTAAGTTGCACTGTATGCGGAGCGACTAGGAGGCTGTACAGCCAGTAGAAACGGTCTCGTCTCGTCTCGTTAATTCTATTTGTCATGATATACTCGTGTGATTTTGGTGACTTGTCAATGAATGGACGAGTTTGAACCATGAAAGAGTGAAGTGAGCGAGAACGAAGAGTAAGATTGATAATAGGGACTCCTCGTTTAAAGATA
The window above is part of the Musa acuminata AAA Group cultivar baxijiao chromosome BXJ1-1, Cavendish_Baxijiao_AAA, whole genome shotgun sequence genome. Proteins encoded here:
- the LOC103982179 gene encoding uncharacterized protein LOC103982179, producing the protein MAMFVPASTKRKDLEVVNDCQPDLSLFSETKRIKISLDGKPPLILEEEVAMSSPAFEAQLQVDGLPQENRNLVMTLPVDEMAIDGEVATATIASSLDPIENHEREETGAEEPMEVEEQEGLLQRPGRTDPVIWSGFF